Proteins from a genomic interval of Paenibacillus lentus:
- a CDS encoding ABC transporter ATP-binding protein, producing the protein MKNSAPDWIVSVDNVTFTYPGSEVPVLNGVTLQIKRGDFIAVIGGNGSGKSTLCKTLNGLIPHYYVGDFEGSVLVNGLQTLEHDVAQLSRHVGYVYQDFENQLIRPTVLDDASFAPLNYGFEDYLERGLQALRLVDLNVDPKEFIWQLSGGQKHQLALAGAVSLDPDILIIDEPVAQLDPRHAQDIYDLLKQLNEQYGKTIIVIEHHTEFIAEYCKQVVLLNQGRAVWSKPVKEALLELEQLRASQIYPPQVTQAADKVAEAAGKGGSGLSRAELREDITNLPKMGFGSQIAGGSSDVGMGVGAPYPVTLDEAVDYFQRLRISEQLEAVGGLNLVKGNDVATGSGIYCTEEGTRGERRDVIIEAKHIRYSYRTVSRERKVVLRDVSVSFRAGDLVALVGNNGAGKSSFMRLITGVTKPENGYIHVKGVDTAKTTPEQLANTVTYIYQNPEEMFIEDSIRKDVEFFLKARRVDGYQAKVDAILESFGLTELQHRDGRLLSGGQQRRASLAIGVAMNPSVILLDEPTANLDIATRKDITRLLLQLNRHVETVIVATHDMQLVAEWANRVIVMHQGDIIRDGTRESVFADADLLLQAGLAAPQIMELSRRLDMLPLCYTVDEFAQRWNESRREAAKDGVCS; encoded by the coding sequence ATGAAAAATTCGGCGCCTGATTGGATCGTATCTGTAGATAATGTTACCTTTACATATCCTGGCTCAGAGGTACCTGTCTTGAATGGGGTAACATTGCAAATTAAGCGCGGCGACTTCATCGCCGTCATCGGCGGTAATGGCAGCGGAAAATCAACGCTGTGCAAGACGCTAAACGGACTAATCCCTCACTATTATGTCGGAGATTTCGAAGGGAGCGTCCTTGTGAACGGGCTGCAGACTCTGGAGCATGATGTTGCCCAGCTATCGCGCCATGTAGGGTATGTGTATCAGGATTTTGAGAATCAACTGATACGTCCGACCGTGCTGGATGATGCCAGTTTTGCTCCGCTGAATTATGGGTTCGAGGATTACCTGGAACGTGGATTACAAGCGTTACGTTTAGTTGATCTAAATGTTGACCCGAAGGAGTTCATCTGGCAGTTAAGTGGGGGGCAGAAGCATCAGTTGGCTTTGGCGGGAGCCGTCTCGCTGGATCCGGATATTCTCATTATTGACGAGCCGGTTGCCCAGCTTGATCCGCGTCATGCCCAGGATATCTATGATCTTCTTAAGCAGTTGAACGAGCAGTATGGGAAAACGATTATTGTCATCGAGCACCATACGGAGTTTATCGCCGAATATTGCAAACAGGTTGTGCTGTTGAACCAAGGCCGAGCGGTGTGGTCGAAGCCGGTAAAGGAGGCGCTTCTGGAACTGGAGCAGCTGCGGGCCAGCCAGATCTATCCTCCGCAGGTGACTCAGGCTGCCGACAAAGTGGCGGAAGCTGCCGGGAAAGGCGGGAGCGGGCTAAGTAGGGCCGAGTTAAGGGAGGATATTACCAACTTGCCTAAGATGGGGTTCGGTTCCCAGATCGCTGGTGGATCGAGTGATGTGGGAATGGGTGTCGGCGCACCCTATCCTGTAACGCTGGACGAGGCGGTTGACTACTTCCAGCGGTTGAGGATATCGGAACAGCTAGAGGCTGTTGGCGGGCTGAACCTGGTGAAGGGCAACGATGTTGCCACGGGTTCAGGAATTTATTGCACGGAAGAAGGGACAAGGGGGGAGAGAAGGGATGTCATTATTGAAGCGAAGCATATCCGTTACTCTTACCGAACAGTGAGCCGCGAGCGTAAGGTTGTGCTGCGGGATGTCAGTGTATCGTTTAGGGCGGGGGACTTGGTTGCTTTGGTGGGCAATAATGGGGCAGGGAAGTCCTCTTTCATGAGGCTGATTACTGGGGTGACCAAGCCGGAGAACGGATATATTCACGTTAAAGGAGTTGATACGGCCAAGACGACGCCTGAGCAGCTCGCCAATACAGTGACCTATATTTATCAAAATCCGGAGGAAATGTTCATTGAGGATTCAATTCGCAAGGATGTGGAGTTCTTTCTGAAGGCGCGCCGTGTGGACGGATACCAGGCTAAGGTAGACGCCATTCTGGAGAGTTTCGGGCTAACCGAGCTGCAGCATCGGGACGGTCGGCTTCTTAGCGGCGGCCAGCAACGGCGTGCCTCGTTGGCGATTGGCGTGGCGATGAACCCTTCCGTGATTTTACTCGACGAGCCGACCGCGAATCTCGATATTGCGACCCGTAAAGATATCACTCGCCTGCTGCTGCAATTGAACCGTCATGTGGAGACCGTCATTGTGGCTACGCATGACATGCAGCTTGTAGCGGAATGGGCCAATCGTGTCATTGTTATGCATCAGGGAGATATAATCCGGGACGGCACGCGGGAGTCGGTGTTTGCTGATGCAGATTTACTGCTGCAAGCGGGCCTGGCGGCGCCGCAAATTATGGAGCTTAGCCGCAGACTAGACATGTTGCCGCTATGCTATACGGTGGACGAATTTGCACAGCGCTGGAATGAATCGAGGAGGGAGGCGGCAAAGGATGGAGTATGTTCGTAA
- a CDS encoding cell division protein FtsQ — protein MAQLRQRYVLTQSQKMMVFILSMSLYGLSNMITELIPSVRLGPIELSVEYFAFIPLTLCILFHPFYAAVGAALGEVIFGEIMLGQFGGLGELEKFIAFSLAMFIAGTLVNDPKNRRQVGVAAMTGVIIHQFISCTVDIAKVWIGVEEFEAVPGLAQSVVVVEGVAFLNDVLFSGILFALLPTLYLVPRLYGKIEPLLGMKPRNNKMKYSLGEIIAPRLIVVSIILALLAAVAEFLSESDMALMEWDADYLNSIGGWFVWVSIGAAAVVACLTIWVLVRRGKRSRTAGTGI, from the coding sequence GTGGCTCAATTAAGGCAAAGATATGTGTTAACCCAATCACAAAAAATGATGGTATTTATTCTTTCGATGTCGCTATACGGTCTGTCCAATATGATCACCGAGCTTATTCCGTCGGTTCGGTTGGGGCCGATCGAGCTGTCGGTGGAATATTTTGCGTTCATTCCGCTGACGCTGTGCATTTTGTTTCATCCGTTCTATGCGGCGGTTGGTGCTGCGCTGGGCGAAGTTATTTTTGGCGAAATTATGCTGGGGCAGTTCGGCGGACTTGGCGAGCTGGAGAAGTTTATCGCCTTCTCGCTAGCGATGTTCATTGCTGGAACACTTGTCAACGATCCAAAGAACCGCAGGCAGGTGGGCGTGGCAGCCATGACCGGAGTCATTATTCACCAATTTATCAGCTGTACGGTCGATATTGCTAAGGTATGGATTGGTGTTGAAGAGTTTGAAGCAGTCCCCGGATTGGCGCAAAGCGTCGTCGTGGTTGAAGGAGTGGCTTTTTTGAACGATGTATTGTTCTCAGGTATTCTGTTCGCGTTACTGCCAACGCTGTACCTGGTGCCTCGACTGTACGGTAAAATCGAACCGCTGCTTGGCATGAAACCTAGAAATAATAAGATGAAATATTCACTGGGTGAAATTATCGCCCCTAGGTTAATTGTCGTTTCCATTATACTAGCTCTTTTGGCAGCCGTAGCTGAATTTCTCTCGGAATCTGATATGGCGCTCATGGAATGGGATGCGGATTACCTAAACAGTATTGGCGGTTGGTTCGTATGGGTTAGTATCGGGGCTGCCGCCGTAGTGGCATGTCTTACGATTTGGGTGCTGGTTCGCCGGGGGAAGCGGTCGAGAACAGCAGGAACCGGGATCTAA
- a CDS encoding PHP domain-containing protein: protein MRIDLHTHVKLAKKTVFSHAYFKEMMAEAGKSGLDAVAMTEHFNTLRYEDIYQVLDRHYPYEQGYYLAEGMKVFPGIEVDIQETGHILLIGDRERVLELRKRLEPYTEKGRFIEFQTLLDWSEGQGFLRIGAHPFRIGTPLHHLPEELLGRLDAFDLNGKDIYSQGLETYRSRIDAFALGLGRPVVGGSDTHQFMQYGSVVNEFAQEAGTAEELRELIRRGAYKVEVSPCLDVKVKSANLIKSLLKKELAISGEGGEDLRELGEMA, encoded by the coding sequence ATGAGAATAGATTTGCATACCCATGTCAAGCTTGCTAAGAAAACAGTCTTCAGCCACGCCTATTTCAAGGAAATGATGGCTGAGGCGGGAAAAAGCGGTCTGGATGCCGTGGCGATGACGGAGCATTTCAACACCTTGCGATATGAGGACATTTACCAGGTGCTGGATCGGCATTATCCCTATGAGCAAGGCTATTATTTGGCTGAAGGGATGAAAGTGTTTCCCGGCATCGAAGTGGATATCCAAGAGACTGGGCATATTCTGCTTATTGGAGATCGGGAGCGGGTATTGGAGCTGCGGAAACGTCTTGAGCCTTATACGGAAAAGGGGCGATTCATCGAGTTTCAGACGCTGCTGGACTGGAGCGAGGGGCAGGGATTTCTGCGTATCGGCGCACACCCTTTCCGAATTGGGACGCCGCTTCATCATTTGCCGGAGGAGCTGCTGGGACGGTTGGATGCTTTTGACCTGAATGGCAAGGACATTTATTCGCAAGGCTTAGAGACTTATCGCAGTCGAATCGATGCATTTGCGCTGGGCCTGGGGCGTCCGGTCGTTGGAGGAAGCGATACCCACCAATTCATGCAGTATGGAAGCGTCGTTAATGAGTTTGCCCAGGAAGCCGGGACAGCAGAGGAACTGCGGGAGCTCATCCGGCGAGGAGCGTATAAGGTCGAGGTCTCACCCTGCCTGGACGTGAAGGTGAAGTCGGCCAATTTGATCAAATCCTTGTTAAAGAAGGAATTAGCTATTTCGGGAGAAGGCGGGGAGGACTTGCGGGAGCTGGGGGAAATGGCTTAG
- a CDS encoding prepilin peptidase, with amino-acid sequence MITDLFILPRATSSIDLVMELITLVLVVSLIPLCFWFSYTDIKHRRIPNSLTHPVFLVVLIIRLFEPLYFWGMLPAALLLIMFFINPDYIGAGDIKLLAIIGLILGLNSSLLVAILMCCALFAYMAWYRLVKKQNVVKIPMAPFITVGLLITVFITDVINYAGRLI; translated from the coding sequence ATGATAACAGATTTATTTATACTTCCCAGGGCGACTAGTAGCATTGATCTAGTGATGGAACTAATTACTCTAGTTCTAGTTGTTTCACTAATTCCCTTGTGTTTCTGGTTCAGTTATACGGATATAAAGCATCGTAGAATCCCTAACTCTTTGACGCACCCGGTATTTCTTGTAGTACTTATTATTCGGTTATTTGAACCTCTTTATTTTTGGGGAATGCTGCCTGCTGCACTGCTACTTATTATGTTTTTTATTAACCCTGATTATATTGGTGCAGGCGATATTAAACTGCTGGCGATTATTGGACTTATCCTTGGTCTAAATTCCTCGCTTCTTGTGGCCATACTTATGTGCTGTGCTTTGTTTGCTTACATGGCCTGGTACAGGCTTGTAAAAAAGCAGAATGTGGTAAAGATACCGATGGCTCCATTTATTACGGTAGGTTTGTTAATCACTGTTTTTATAACTGACGTTATTAATTACGCCGGGAGATTGATCTAA
- the nrdG gene encoding anaerobic ribonucleoside-triphosphate reductase activating protein, translating to MNICGYYPESINEGEGLRAALFISGCRHYCKGCFSPATWNFNYGEPFTPEREQEIIRDIAGNPLLSGLSILGGDPFFSAGEVSAFLDRLREAAGPVSVWIYSGYTFEELIEDVKSPEYELLRRCQVLVDGRYADELRDPSLLYRGSSNQRLIDIPASLSHHSIVEWQPTLSF from the coding sequence ATGAACATTTGCGGCTATTACCCGGAATCGATTAATGAAGGTGAAGGATTGCGAGCAGCGCTCTTTATCAGCGGATGTCGCCATTACTGCAAAGGCTGCTTCAGTCCGGCCACCTGGAATTTTAACTACGGCGAACCCTTTACCCCTGAACGGGAACAGGAAATTATCCGGGACATCGCTGGCAATCCGTTATTAAGCGGACTATCGATTCTCGGGGGAGACCCTTTTTTCTCGGCGGGGGAGGTCAGTGCGTTCCTCGACCGTTTGCGCGAGGCAGCAGGCCCTGTATCCGTCTGGATTTACAGCGGTTATACGTTCGAAGAGCTAATCGAAGACGTGAAGTCACCGGAATATGAACTGCTACGCCGCTGCCAAGTATTAGTAGATGGGCGCTACGCCGATGAGTTACGGGATCCCTCCCTACTCTATCGCGGCAGCTCCAATCAAAGACTGATCGACATTCCAGCAAGCCTGTCGCACCACAGCATTGTCGAATGGCAACCAACTCTTTCTTTCTAG
- a CDS encoding ATP-dependent DNA ligase: MFISPMLLATASGPFSDPCFIFEPKIDGHRLIFSQQDGVVRLYTRHNNDCTRQYPEIACALLPHDIVLDGEIACVDPVTGVSDFEAIMSRFQAKRADKIARLSTTLPAYYAAFDILRYKGKDMRKLPLIERKAILADMALPNANMSAVPYVEGAGEALFAQIQARGMEGVVGKRRDSIYDAGRRSDHWRKVINWSYAEVYITGYKKAEFGWLAGIADEHGKIQPAGTIQLGVTPTEKRAFFGVVKPLITGEDRDFMYINPQIKAKVKMRNWTRAGYLRNPIFMNFIF, translated from the coding sequence ATGTTTATTTCCCCGATGTTACTCGCAACTGCGTCTGGCCCGTTCAGTGATCCATGCTTTATCTTTGAGCCGAAAATCGATGGCCACCGACTAATATTCTCGCAGCAGGACGGTGTTGTTCGCCTGTACACGCGCCACAACAACGACTGTACGCGCCAATATCCCGAAATTGCCTGTGCCTTATTGCCGCATGACATCGTCCTGGACGGCGAGATTGCCTGTGTAGATCCCGTTACTGGTGTATCTGATTTCGAGGCGATTATGTCGCGATTCCAAGCGAAACGTGCCGATAAGATTGCGCGGCTCTCTACGACACTCCCGGCGTACTATGCCGCATTCGATATACTACGATATAAGGGCAAAGATATGCGCAAATTGCCGCTAATAGAGCGCAAGGCCATTCTCGCGGACATGGCGCTACCTAATGCGAACATGAGCGCCGTTCCTTATGTCGAAGGCGCAGGAGAAGCGTTATTTGCGCAAATTCAGGCCCGCGGCATGGAGGGAGTAGTCGGCAAACGTAGGGACAGCATATACGATGCGGGCCGCCGATCAGATCATTGGCGCAAAGTGATCAACTGGTCGTATGCCGAAGTTTACATTACAGGGTATAAAAAAGCGGAATTTGGCTGGCTTGCAGGGATCGCAGATGAACACGGTAAGATCCAACCAGCTGGGACTATTCAACTTGGCGTAACTCCAACGGAAAAAAGAGCTTTCTTTGGCGTGGTCAAACCTCTCATTACTGGCGAGGATCGGGATTTTATGTATATTAATCCCCAGATTAAAGCAAAGGTAAAAATGAGGAATTGGACAAGAGCGGGATATTTGCGAAACCCAATTTTCATGAATTTTATATTTTGA
- a CDS encoding MurR/RpiR family transcriptional regulator yields MNMDWNVDSLSPGQYKIADYIQKNMQTVLFLTEQEIADTLGLSIASVSRFWRSVGFKNIKDFKNQLREHLEVTPAAKMKNIMSKADANSLPGQLFASSVEHLESTLQYYSQQAFEAAVDAIVTARRIYLYGPGPSSGLAHLMHYRLSRFGLSMHHLDRGGSELFEDLLHITDEDVVVLFGFVRLLPEARVIIQHAKERGYLTLLITDRLVSDFSGQSDITLYTSRGEIWEFHSMIAPTFMVENLIVAAGMKNQDLHLHKLEQLNQLRKKYDHELPR; encoded by the coding sequence ATGAACATGGACTGGAATGTAGATTCCTTATCTCCGGGTCAATATAAAATTGCCGACTATATTCAAAAAAATATGCAAACCGTACTCTTTCTAACCGAGCAGGAAATCGCCGATACTCTGGGACTCAGCATTGCTTCTGTATCGAGGTTTTGGCGCTCTGTCGGGTTTAAAAACATTAAAGATTTCAAAAATCAGCTGCGCGAGCATTTGGAAGTTACCCCCGCCGCTAAAATGAAGAACATCATGAGTAAAGCAGACGCGAACTCCCTTCCCGGACAACTGTTCGCTTCGAGCGTGGAGCACCTGGAAAGCACGCTGCAGTATTATTCCCAGCAAGCATTTGAAGCGGCGGTCGATGCTATCGTCACGGCAAGAAGGATATACCTCTATGGCCCAGGTCCCTCGTCCGGTCTGGCCCACCTGATGCACTATCGCCTCAGCCGCTTCGGTCTATCCATGCACCATCTTGATCGCGGGGGCAGCGAGTTATTCGAGGATCTGCTCCATATCACCGACGAAGATGTCGTCGTCCTCTTCGGCTTCGTCCGATTGCTGCCAGAAGCCAGGGTGATCATCCAGCATGCCAAAGAACGCGGCTACCTTACACTGCTGATCACCGATCGCCTCGTCTCCGACTTTTCGGGTCAAAGCGATATTACCCTGTATACCAGCCGTGGAGAGATCTGGGAATTCCATTCGATGATCGCCCCGACGTTTATGGTAGAGAACTTAATCGTTGCTGCCGGGATGAAAAACCAAGATCTCCACCTGCATAAATTGGAACAATTAAACCAACTGCGCAAAAAGTACGACCATGAGCTGCCGCGATAA
- a CDS encoding energy-coupling factor transporter transmembrane component T family protein has protein sequence MEYVRKLMDRVSVEGVKIELLNTAYGNGDTFFARLDPRTLFLWYLYFGIAPWFIHNEVLLLGMFLFMVVTTILSRVSPLIILILCLGLMSQVGYLFIVSWLFSGGGEAILPLLKLTMKLSVISMASITAFCSMDPERLSDGLLRIGVPKQVSFGIAYGYRMLPSLVEEYHHIFLSFRLRGVAPQRHGMLYWRSIVYFLKIAVLSFYPLILSIAKRTRTTVEALEAKGFSYAYHSPEVKRIKLSYMRFTMRDAVFLVVSGLYVMMLYVLAAQISI, from the coding sequence ATGGAGTATGTTCGTAAGCTGATGGATCGTGTGTCCGTGGAAGGAGTCAAAATCGAACTGCTCAACACGGCCTATGGCAACGGCGATACTTTTTTTGCCAGGCTGGATCCGCGGACATTGTTTCTCTGGTATTTGTACTTCGGTATTGCGCCATGGTTCATTCATAACGAGGTTCTGCTGCTCGGGATGTTTCTGTTTATGGTCGTGACCACAATCCTGTCACGGGTAAGCCCGCTAATTATACTGATATTGTGCCTTGGCTTGATGAGCCAAGTGGGATATCTGTTTATCGTGTCCTGGCTGTTCAGCGGAGGCGGCGAGGCGATCTTGCCCTTGTTGAAGCTAACGATGAAACTGTCGGTTATTTCGATGGCTAGCATAACTGCATTTTGCTCGATGGATCCGGAGAGACTGAGCGACGGGCTGCTCCGCATCGGCGTCCCGAAGCAGGTGTCGTTCGGCATTGCTTACGGCTATCGGATGCTCCCAAGTCTGGTGGAGGAATACCATCATATATTTCTGTCCTTCCGGCTGCGGGGCGTGGCTCCGCAAAGGCATGGGATGCTGTACTGGCGGAGTATCGTCTACTTCTTGAAAATAGCGGTGCTGTCTTTTTATCCATTAATCCTGAGCATCGCCAAACGTACACGCACGACCGTTGAGGCGCTGGAAGCCAAAGGTTTCTCCTACGCCTACCATTCGCCGGAGGTCAAAAGAATTAAGCTATCCTACATGAGATTCACTATGCGCGACGCCGTATTTCTAGTTGTATCCGGACTATACGTCATGATGTTATATGTTCTGGCGGCTCAAATCTCAATATAG
- a CDS encoding anaerobic ribonucleoside triphosphate reductase → MAIMNQVYASRQDMLEEVITLGEEIVESRNLEVLRENANLNGESFSGKMSKFGSEYAKWYAGHFVMPKQLVQAIQDNFVYVHDLDQYAIGTTNCIFIPFDKLLREGFNTGNGSVRPPNSIMTAMALVAIIFQSQQNAQYGGVSANKLDHDLAPYVTKSFSKYFRKGLDYFEEGDMDADYGFITMARGDLQAQYPRAFKYALKETESETLQAAESLIHNLNTMSSRAGGQIPFTSINYGTCTSIEGQLVIRSLLTATMRGLGSGETPIFPIQIFKCKQGINQQPGEPNYELFLKAAECSAKRLYPNFANLDAPLNLMYYDPENPDTEFATMGCRTRVLSDRFGRNHLSGKGNLSFNTLNLVKLGLEHGIVLGQRQTADEQGFYRELERYLDIALDGLLHRFQIQASQKAKASDFMMREGVWEGGEQLNPEDTVGDLLKHGSLSIGFIGLAECMKAMYGKHHGEDAEVYNKAYDVIAFMRDYCDRQSERHNLNITLFATPAEGLSGKFTKKDRANYGEVPGVVDREYYTNSFHIPVYYDISAAKKIELEAPFHGLCNAGAISYIELNGNARSNPAAFLRIIQYALSQQVSYFSINHPIDRCSGCGFEGIIGAVCPSCNASEQDVHIRRLRRVTGYLTGDFQTRFNAAKQAEVRDRLKHST, encoded by the coding sequence ATGGCGATTATGAATCAGGTTTATGCAAGCCGCCAAGACATGTTGGAGGAAGTTATTACATTAGGAGAAGAAATCGTGGAGAGCCGCAACCTTGAAGTTCTGCGCGAGAATGCCAATCTGAATGGCGAAAGCTTCTCCGGGAAAATGAGCAAGTTCGGCAGCGAGTATGCGAAATGGTATGCAGGTCACTTCGTCATGCCTAAACAGCTCGTTCAGGCGATTCAAGACAATTTTGTTTACGTTCACGACTTGGATCAATATGCGATTGGGACGACAAACTGCATCTTCATTCCATTCGACAAGCTGCTGCGGGAGGGATTCAATACTGGTAACGGCAGTGTAAGACCGCCGAACTCCATCATGACGGCGATGGCACTTGTGGCGATCATTTTTCAGTCCCAGCAAAATGCGCAATACGGCGGCGTATCCGCCAACAAACTCGATCACGATCTGGCGCCTTATGTGACCAAATCCTTCAGCAAATATTTCCGCAAGGGCTTGGATTACTTCGAAGAAGGCGACATGGATGCGGATTACGGCTTCATCACCATGGCTCGTGGCGATCTTCAGGCGCAGTATCCGAGAGCCTTCAAATATGCGCTTAAAGAGACCGAGAGCGAGACGCTGCAGGCCGCCGAAAGCCTCATTCACAATCTCAATACGATGTCGAGCCGGGCGGGTGGGCAAATTCCATTTACGAGCATCAACTACGGCACCTGTACTTCTATAGAAGGACAGCTTGTCATCCGCTCTCTGCTCACCGCAACGATGCGCGGGCTTGGCAGCGGCGAAACACCGATTTTTCCAATTCAGATTTTTAAATGCAAGCAAGGCATTAACCAGCAGCCAGGCGAACCCAACTATGAGCTGTTCCTGAAGGCGGCGGAATGTTCCGCAAAGCGTCTCTACCCGAACTTTGCCAACCTGGATGCTCCGCTCAACTTAATGTATTACGATCCGGAGAACCCGGATACCGAATTCGCTACGATGGGCTGCCGCACGCGGGTGCTGAGCGACCGCTTCGGCCGCAACCATCTTTCCGGCAAAGGCAATTTGTCCTTTAACACCTTGAACCTGGTCAAGCTTGGCCTGGAGCACGGTATTGTATTGGGGCAGCGGCAGACTGCAGACGAGCAAGGCTTCTACCGTGAGCTGGAGCGCTATCTGGATATCGCTTTGGACGGGCTTCTGCACCGCTTCCAAATTCAAGCGTCCCAGAAAGCGAAGGCATCCGACTTCATGATGCGGGAAGGCGTATGGGAAGGCGGCGAGCAGTTGAATCCCGAAGATACGGTTGGTGATTTGCTCAAACACGGCAGCTTGTCAATCGGCTTCATCGGGCTCGCGGAATGCATGAAAGCCATGTATGGCAAACATCACGGCGAAGATGCCGAGGTATATAATAAAGCCTACGACGTGATTGCCTTTATGCGTGATTATTGCGACCGCCAGAGCGAGCGCCATAATCTGAACATTACCTTATTCGCTACGCCAGCCGAAGGCTTATCCGGTAAATTCACCAAGAAAGACCGGGCCAACTATGGTGAGGTACCAGGGGTTGTGGACCGCGAATATTATACGAACTCTTTTCACATTCCGGTATATTACGATATCAGTGCAGCTAAAAAAATAGAGCTAGAAGCCCCTTTTCACGGGTTATGCAATGCAGGAGCGATCTCTTACATTGAGCTTAATGGCAACGCCCGCAGCAATCCGGCTGCATTCCTGCGCATCATTCAGTACGCGTTGTCGCAGCAAGTCAGCTATTTCAGCATCAACCATCCGATCGACCGCTGTTCGGGCTGTGGATTTGAAGGTATTATCGGTGCGGTCTGCCCATCCTGCAACGCCAGCGAACAAGACGTCCATATTCGTCGGCTGCGGCGCGTGACCGGGTATTTAACCGGGGACTTCCAGACGCGCTTTAATGCCGCCAAGCAGGCTGAGGTTCGCGATCGTCTCAAGCATTCAACATGA
- a CDS encoding MTH1187 family thiamine-binding protein, which yields MAIAEVTVIPIGTGTTSLSPYVAELQRVLERQEGIQYSLTSMSTIIEGSLDSVFAAIRAIHESPFHSGAQRVSTSIKIDDRRDKESSSEQKLRSVQAKLQ from the coding sequence ATGGCGATTGCGGAGGTTACGGTGATCCCTATCGGGACAGGAACGACTAGTTTAAGCCCTTATGTGGCGGAATTGCAGCGAGTATTAGAGAGACAGGAAGGCATCCAATATTCATTGACATCGATGAGCACGATTATTGAAGGGTCGCTGGATAGTGTATTCGCCGCGATCCGGGCGATCCATGAGTCGCCGTTTCACTCGGGTGCACAGCGGGTATCTACCTCGATCAAGATTGATGATCGGCGCGACAAAGAGAGCTCCTCGGAGCAGAAGCTTCGTTCGGTGCAGGCGAAGTTACAGTAA